A window of candidate division KSB1 bacterium contains these coding sequences:
- the gnd gene encoding decarboxylating NADP(+)-dependent phosphogluconate dehydrogenase, which translates to MAEHDIGIIGLAVMGENLILNMESKGFKVACYNRTTSKVTDFVEGRAKGKQIKGCYSIEELVQSLKRPRRVMLMVKAGKPVDIFIDKIIPYLEKGDIIIDGGNSHFPDTMRRTEYLEEKGLLYIGTGVSGGEEGALKGPSMMPGGSPDAWPHVKTIFQTIAAHTDDGEPCCDWVGENGAGHFVKMTHNGIEYGDMQMINETYAIMKRGLGMSNQDMHQVFSEWNTGKLDSYLIEITRDILNYKDENGEYVLDYILDTAGQKGTGKWTAIEALNQGQPTTLIGEAVFARNLSALKDERVEASKQLKGPDTPFTGDKKQFIQDLEQALYASKIVSYAQGFQLMRAAAQEYNWNLNYGGIALMWRGGCIIRSAFLGKIKEAYERNPELVNLLLDPFFKDAIQEALPGWRRVVGKAFEIGIPIPALSTALAFYDGYRSERLPANLLQAQRDYFGAHTYERIDKPRGEFFHTNWTGKGGQTSASTYNA; encoded by the coding sequence ATGGCAGAACATGATATCGGCATCATCGGTCTTGCGGTGATGGGAGAAAACCTGATTTTAAACATGGAAAGCAAAGGGTTTAAGGTTGCCTGTTATAACCGAACCACCTCCAAGGTGACTGATTTTGTAGAGGGCCGGGCCAAGGGCAAACAAATCAAAGGCTGCTATTCCATTGAGGAACTGGTACAAAGCCTGAAGCGTCCCCGGCGCGTTATGCTGATGGTCAAGGCGGGCAAACCCGTGGATATATTTATAGACAAGATAATTCCCTATCTGGAAAAAGGCGATATTATCATTGACGGCGGCAACAGTCATTTTCCCGATACCATGCGCCGTACCGAATATCTGGAAGAAAAAGGATTGCTGTATATCGGCACCGGGGTATCCGGTGGTGAAGAAGGCGCGCTAAAAGGTCCATCCATGATGCCCGGCGGTTCTCCGGACGCGTGGCCGCATGTAAAAACTATTTTCCAGACCATTGCCGCCCATACTGATGACGGTGAACCCTGCTGCGACTGGGTTGGTGAAAACGGCGCCGGTCATTTTGTCAAAATGACCCATAACGGTATCGAATACGGTGATATGCAGATGATCAACGAAACCTATGCCATTATGAAACGCGGGCTGGGCATGAGCAATCAGGATATGCACCAGGTTTTTTCCGAATGGAACACCGGAAAACTGGACAGTTATCTGATCGAGATCACTCGGGATATTTTGAACTATAAAGATGAAAACGGCGAGTATGTGCTGGACTATATTCTGGACACGGCGGGACAAAAAGGCACCGGCAAATGGACAGCCATCGAAGCGCTGAACCAGGGCCAGCCGACCACGCTGATCGGTGAAGCGGTGTTTGCGCGAAATTTATCCGCGTTAAAGGATGAACGCGTTGAAGCATCAAAACAGTTAAAAGGTCCGGACACTCCATTCACCGGTGATAAAAAACAGTTTATACAGGATCTGGAACAGGCCCTCTATGCTTCCAAGATCGTCAGCTATGCCCAGGGATTTCAGCTGATGCGCGCTGCTGCGCAGGAATATAACTGGAATCTGAATTACGGCGGTATTGCCCTCATGTGGCGCGGCGGCTGTATCATCCGTTCCGCATTTCTGGGAAAAATCAAGGAAGCGTATGAACGCAATCCGGAACTGGTGAATTTGCTGCTGGATCCGTTTTTTAAAGACGCGATACAGGAAGCGCTGCCCGGATGGCGCCGTGTGGTCGGCAAAGCATTCGAAATCGGTATTCCCATCCCGGCTCTCAGCACAGCGCTGGCATTTTACGACGGATACCGCAGCGAACGCCTGCCTGCGAATCTGCTTCAGGCGCAGCGCGACTATTTCGGCGCCCACACGTATGAGCGTATCGATAAACCCCGCGGCGAATTCTTCCATACAAACTGGACCGGTAAAGGCGGACAGACATCCGCTTCAACTTATAATGCGTGA
- a CDS encoding TRAP transporter substrate-binding protein: MRRISLFLAAVALIISGCGNNSGVTNLKLAHGLATSHPVHQGMEYMAEKALELSDSTLVIQIYPSEQLGNEKETLEKLQMGAIAMCKVSSSMLERFVEEYKVFALPYLFNNEEHVWKVLNGDLGKEILTAGESKKLKGLVYYDAGARSFYTREKPILHPDDLKGLKIRTQQSPMAMDMIRSMGGSATPISWGELYTSLQAGVVDGAENNVPSLYTSNHYEVCKHYSLDQHTVVPDVVVINTTAYERLSEEHKQVLQQAAEASVSYQREMWDEFVENAMQKMKKKACKCISRTKPRFRNAPGPCMINLTEPVSGNWLRLYKRWNNAKTLFEQIVSCP, translated from the coding sequence ATGAGACGTATAAGTTTATTTTTGGCAGCAGTGGCGCTGATTATCAGCGGCTGCGGAAACAATAGCGGTGTAACCAATCTGAAACTTGCACACGGGCTGGCCACCAGTCATCCCGTGCATCAGGGTATGGAGTACATGGCTGAAAAGGCGCTTGAGCTATCTGATTCGACACTTGTTATTCAAATTTATCCGAGTGAGCAGCTGGGCAACGAAAAAGAAACCCTGGAAAAACTTCAAATGGGCGCCATCGCCATGTGCAAAGTCTCAAGTTCCATGCTGGAACGTTTTGTCGAAGAATACAAAGTGTTTGCCCTGCCCTATCTGTTCAACAATGAAGAGCACGTATGGAAGGTGTTAAACGGCGACCTGGGGAAAGAAATTCTGACCGCAGGCGAGAGTAAAAAGCTCAAAGGACTGGTCTATTATGATGCGGGCGCGCGCAGCTTTTACACACGCGAAAAACCGATTCTGCATCCGGATGACCTAAAGGGCCTGAAAATCAGAACCCAGCAGAGCCCGATGGCCATGGATATGATCCGCAGCATGGGCGGATCCGCCACCCCCATCAGCTGGGGCGAACTTTACACATCACTGCAGGCCGGTGTGGTAGACGGCGCCGAAAATAATGTTCCCAGTCTGTATACGTCCAATCATTATGAAGTCTGTAAACATTACAGTCTTGATCAGCACACGGTTGTTCCGGATGTGGTTGTCATCAATACGACCGCATACGAACGGCTGTCCGAAGAACACAAACAAGTACTGCAGCAGGCTGCAGAGGCGTCTGTGTCCTATCAGCGTGAAATGTGGGATGAATTTGTCGAAAATGCCATGCAAAAAATGAAAAAGAAGGCTTGCAAGTGTATCAGCCGGACAAAGCCCCGTTTCAGGAACGCACCCGGTCCATGTATGATAAATTTGACGGAACCCGTATCGGGGAACTGGCTCAGGCTATACAAGAGGTGGAATAATGCTAAAACGCTTTTTGAACAAATTGTCTCGTGTCCTTGA
- a CDS encoding ferredoxin: MKASIDESLCTACELCVDTCPDVFEMGDDVAQVKVDTVPAEFEDDVRDAADSCPAECISIKE, encoded by the coding sequence ATGAAAGCTTCAATTGATGAAAGTCTGTGCACAGCATGTGAGCTCTGTGTAGATACGTGCCCCGATGTTTTTGAAATGGGAGATGATGTCGCGCAGGTTAAAGTAGATACAGTCCCTGCTGAATTCGAAGATGACGTCCGAGATGCAGCCGACTCTTGTCCCGCCGAATGCATCAGTATTAAAGAATAA
- a CDS encoding tetratricopeptide repeat protein produces MVFQDKEHAQKINELFVAVKIVKNKGNYKELRELYHMRGFPTVIVLAPDGSERDRIVGFANNPDKYMQKLTDYAHNRNTLSMLQKKYRQDSMDVEITFKLAEKYMDRFEAKNAQPYFRRVIKLTDDPGDKYAQQACYQIATYQARNHQNDAPLLELIPQLDREKKSDAYVTLARSHNAQADTQKTFYYYEKALKELPRDAGLMNAYAWTVFEYKYHKKYDRAIQVAEKAVKLDPDNSSIWDTLGWLYYANGDTTEAIRAMQQAFDLDPDNEYYRDNLQTFKKQ; encoded by the coding sequence TTGGTTTTCCAGGATAAAGAACACGCACAAAAGATTAACGAGCTGTTTGTCGCTGTAAAAATTGTTAAAAATAAAGGAAATTATAAAGAGCTCCGGGAATTGTACCATATGCGGGGATTTCCGACCGTCATTGTGCTGGCCCCGGACGGATCGGAACGCGACCGTATCGTGGGATTTGCAAACAATCCGGACAAGTATATGCAGAAACTGACAGACTATGCACACAACCGGAACACATTGTCAATGCTGCAGAAAAAGTATCGGCAAGATTCCATGGATGTCGAAATCACGTTTAAACTCGCTGAAAAATACATGGATCGGTTTGAAGCGAAAAACGCACAACCCTATTTCAGACGCGTGATAAAGCTCACAGATGATCCCGGTGACAAATATGCACAGCAGGCGTGTTACCAGATCGCCACGTATCAGGCCCGGAACCATCAGAATGATGCCCCCTTGCTTGAACTGATTCCGCAACTTGACCGGGAAAAGAAAAGCGATGCGTACGTTACTTTGGCCCGTTCCCATAATGCTCAGGCGGACACACAAAAGACGTTCTATTATTATGAAAAAGCCCTAAAAGAGCTGCCCCGGGATGCGGGATTGATGAATGCCTATGCCTGGACCGTATTTGAATACAAATATCATAAAAAATACGACCGGGCCATCCAGGTAGCGGAAAAAGCGGTCAAACTGGACCCTGACAATTCTTCCATTTGGGATACCCTGGGATGGCTGTATTATGCCAACGGCGATACGACTGAGGCCATCAGGGCCATGCAGCAAGCATTCGACCTGGATCCGGACAATGAATACTATCGAGATAATTTGCAGACATTTAAAAAACAATAA
- a CDS encoding TRAP transporter small permease encodes MLKRFLNKLSRVLEFFTAASMGILVIDVSWQVITRFILKAPSDFTEELATFLMIWVGLLGAAVAYNRKAHLGIDYFVAKFNPRNRLIAEGIVNFMVLFFSVSVLFYGGIQLVVRTFSLGQASPALGLPLGFVYLCVPVSGFFLTLYSIEYLLETIHQFKSN; translated from the coding sequence ATGCTAAAACGCTTTTTGAACAAATTGTCTCGTGTCCTTGAATTTTTTACAGCCGCATCCATGGGAATTCTTGTCATCGATGTCTCCTGGCAGGTGATCACCCGGTTTATTCTAAAAGCTCCCAGTGATTTTACAGAAGAACTGGCTACTTTTCTCATGATCTGGGTTGGATTGCTGGGCGCTGCAGTTGCATACAACCGCAAGGCTCACCTGGGCATTGACTATTTTGTTGCCAAATTCAATCCAAGGAACCGTTTAATAGCAGAAGGAATTGTTAACTTTATGGTTCTGTTTTTTTCCGTATCCGTATTGTTTTACGGTGGCATACAGCTGGTGGTCAGGACATTTTCCCTGGGACAGGCATCCCCTGCCCTGGGACTGCCGCTGGGATTTGTTTATCTGTGCGTCCCGGTGTCCGGGTTCTTTTTGACCCTGTACAGCATTGAATATCTGCTAGAAACGATACACCAATTTAAATCGAACTGA
- a CDS encoding TRAP transporter large permease codes for MSIPIIVLIVSFVIFLLLNVPIAFAMGLASFFTLIAIGTMDGAAILSMIAHTTATGIDSFALLAIPFFILAGLFMSRGGIARRLIDFANVLVGRYRGGLSYVNVVTCMMFGAISGSSVAAVSSVGGFMIPLMNKEGYDNDFNASVTITAATTGLLIPPSNVMIVYSLATGGMVSIAAIFMAGILPGILMGLALMIVAGIISIINDYGRGVKFGLREGVFKFLAAIPPLFLIFLVLGGILSGIFTATEASAIAVLYAFFLSVFVYKEVKWKDIPDILLQCGITTAVVMLLIGTSTAMSQVMTLENIPQKISDALLGLTNDKYMILLIINIMMLLVGTFMDMTPAILIFTPIFLPIVTNLGVHPIHFGIILIMNLCIGICTPPVGTCLFVGCGIANTSITRILRHILPFFLAMIIVLLITTYLPIISLWLPNLFNL; via the coding sequence ATGAGTATTCCAATCATTGTTCTCATAGTGAGCTTTGTCATATTTCTTTTGCTCAATGTTCCCATTGCCTTTGCCATGGGCCTGGCCTCTTTTTTCACCCTGATTGCCATCGGCACCATGGACGGTGCAGCCATACTTTCAATGATCGCGCATACAACTGCAACCGGCATTGACAGTTTTGCACTGCTGGCGATTCCGTTTTTTATACTCGCCGGTTTATTCATGAGCCGGGGCGGAATTGCCAGACGTTTGATTGATTTTGCCAATGTTCTGGTAGGCCGGTACCGCGGCGGTTTGTCCTATGTCAATGTGGTCACCTGTATGATGTTCGGCGCCATCTCCGGGTCGTCTGTGGCTGCGGTTTCCAGTGTCGGCGGATTCATGATCCCGTTGATGAACAAAGAAGGATATGACAATGACTTTAATGCATCCGTCACCATCACTGCTGCAACTACGGGACTTTTAATACCGCCCAGCAACGTGATGATTGTCTATTCTCTCGCCACCGGCGGGATGGTCTCGATTGCGGCCATATTTATGGCCGGAATTCTGCCCGGCATCCTGATGGGCCTGGCGCTCATGATTGTCGCCGGCATCATTTCCATCATAAATGATTATGGACGCGGCGTGAAATTCGGACTCCGCGAAGGTGTGTTCAAATTCCTGGCCGCTATTCCGCCGCTGTTTCTCATTTTCCTGGTTCTGGGCGGTATTCTGAGCGGAATTTTTACTGCCACTGAGGCATCCGCGATTGCTGTGCTCTATGCTTTCTTTTTATCTGTGTTTGTGTACAAAGAAGTCAAATGGAAAGATATACCGGATATCCTTCTCCAGTGCGGTATTACCACAGCGGTGGTGATGCTGCTGATCGGTACATCCACAGCCATGTCGCAGGTGATGACTCTGGAAAATATTCCGCAGAAAATCAGTGATGCGCTTCTGGGCCTGACCAACGACAAGTATATGATTCTTTTGATCATCAATATCATGATGCTGCTGGTCGGCACGTTCATGGATATGACACCGGCGATTCTCATTTTCACTCCCATCTTTTTGCCGATCGTCACCAATCTGGGCGTACATCCCATTCATTTCGGTATTATCCTGATTATGAACCTGTGTATCGGTATCTGTACCCCTCCGGTCGGGACGTGTCTGTTCGTGGGCTGCGGAATTGCCAACACATCGATCACCCGCATTCTTCGGCACATTCTGCCGTTTTTCCTGGCCATGATCATTGTACTGTTGATCACAACCTATTTACCGATTATTTCACTGTGGCTGCCCAACTTGTTTAATTTATAA
- a CDS encoding SDR family oxidoreductase — protein sequence MSYIQELYQLNGKTAVITGGTGVLSQAMAEGLGKAGCRLVLLDINAQNCDAEVERLRNMDIEVEALVCNVLNRDNIEECAQHIATTRGEPDILINAAGVNSSTPFFDITEAEYDKIMGVNLKGTFFACQVFGQRIINADKPASIINISSASSGPPLSRVCSYSISKAGINNLTQFLAREWAQKKIRVNALAPGFFPAEQNRKILTEERVKDIMGHTPMNRFGDPKELIGAVIWLASEKASSFVTGSIIRVDGGFSAMTI from the coding sequence TTGAGTTATATTCAAGAATTGTATCAGCTAAACGGAAAAACCGCAGTGATCACCGGTGGCACGGGAGTGCTGTCCCAGGCGATGGCTGAAGGACTTGGAAAGGCGGGTTGCCGCCTGGTGTTACTGGATATCAATGCGCAGAATTGTGACGCCGAGGTTGAGCGTCTGCGAAATATGGATATTGAGGTTGAAGCGCTTGTCTGCAATGTTCTGAACCGCGACAACATTGAAGAATGCGCGCAGCATATCGCTACAACCCGGGGTGAGCCGGATATTCTCATCAATGCGGCCGGTGTCAATTCCTCCACCCCCTTTTTCGATATCACTGAAGCAGAGTATGATAAAATTATGGGCGTCAACCTAAAAGGCACATTTTTCGCCTGTCAGGTTTTCGGGCAGCGTATCATAAATGCGGACAAGCCGGCCAGCATCATCAATATTTCTTCGGCTTCGTCCGGTCCTCCGCTGTCCCGTGTCTGTTCTTACAGTATCAGCAAGGCCGGTATCAATAATCTGACCCAGTTTCTGGCCCGCGAATGGGCACAAAAAAAGATACGCGTCAACGCCCTGGCGCCCGGCTTTTTTCCGGCGGAACAAAACCGAAAGATTTTGACCGAGGAGCGTGTTAAAGACATTATGGGACACACGCCGATGAACCGCTTTGGTGATCCCAAAGAGCTTATCGGGGCTGTCATCTGGCTGGCATCGGAAAAGGCTTCCTCTTTTGTTACCGGTTCCATTATCCGAGTGGACGGCGGTTTTTCAGCCATGACCATTTAA
- a CDS encoding LacI family DNA-binding transcriptional regulator — MKRSHRHITISDIAREAGVSRATVSGVLNNNPAVAYKTRERILKIIAKHNYSPNETARALARQHTGMIGLVVKDISNPLYSSISLGVEAACSKSKYNVVIGNTHTKPEQEVEYLKLLKRRRVDGIIILPLQKESDLEMFHELEQRKLPFVLLGDLEGVQAPLVRADDITGAYNAASHLLKNGYRRLLYLSGPKEFMASDRRRQGFVKAHQDFGMPVDKDQIRVCGWRMQDGYCTGTEYFEQIKSRFDAVFCYNDTIAIGLIRAMLEKGIRIPEEIGVIGFDDSEFGNYITPGLTTVAQPAFDIGYRAAEILIDCIKNDNPPNTETTLLNTTLMIRETCGSYRNNGRKYMAMGCNQELDQT; from the coding sequence ATGAAACGATCCCATCGACATATTACGATCAGCGATATTGCCAGAGAAGCCGGTGTGTCCAGGGCTACGGTCTCGGGTGTTTTGAATAACAATCCGGCTGTGGCTTATAAAACACGCGAACGTATTTTAAAAATTATCGCAAAGCATAATTACAGTCCCAATGAAACAGCCCGGGCTCTGGCCCGTCAGCATACCGGCATGATTGGATTGGTGGTCAAGGATATTTCCAACCCGCTCTATTCCAGCATCTCACTCGGTGTGGAAGCGGCTTGCTCAAAGAGCAAATATAATGTTGTGATCGGTAATACGCATACAAAGCCGGAACAGGAAGTTGAATATCTAAAGCTTTTAAAACGCAGGCGTGTGGATGGTATCATTATCCTCCCGCTTCAGAAGGAAAGCGATCTCGAAATGTTCCACGAACTCGAACAGCGCAAACTCCCGTTTGTGCTGTTAGGTGATCTGGAAGGTGTACAGGCCCCGCTTGTGCGTGCAGACGATATCACGGGCGCCTACAATGCCGCCTCTCATTTGTTGAAAAATGGCTATCGCCGTCTTTTGTACCTGTCCGGCCCAAAAGAGTTTATGGCCAGCGACCGACGCAGGCAGGGCTTTGTCAAGGCGCATCAGGATTTCGGTATGCCGGTTGATAAAGACCAAATCAGGGTGTGCGGCTGGCGGATGCAGGACGGCTACTGCACCGGGACTGAATATTTTGAGCAAATCAAAAGCCGTTTTGATGCTGTTTTCTGTTACAACGACACAATCGCCATCGGTTTGATCCGGGCGATGCTGGAAAAAGGTATCCGGATACCTGAAGAAATCGGAGTGATCGGCTTTGACGACTCTGAATTCGGGAATTATATCACTCCCGGACTCACCACAGTGGCGCAGCCGGCTTTCGATATCGGCTATCGGGCGGCGGAGATACTCATCGATTGTATTAAAAATGACAATCCCCCTAATACCGAAACCACGCTCCTAAATACGACCCTGATGATTCGTGAAACCTGCGGATCATATCGAAATAATGGCCGAAAATACATGGCGATGGGATGTAATCAAGAATTGGATCAAACCTGA